From Flavobacterium sp. 102, a single genomic window includes:
- a CDS encoding LptF/LptG family permease, giving the protein MLKIIDKYILKRYLVTFSVMLLMFIPIGIVIDVSEKVNRMIENKVPFKEIAWYYLDFTIYFANLLFPIFLFLSVIWFTSKLANNTEIIAILSSGISFSRFLRPYIVGATIISIFALIMSIFLVPSASAGFKNFRYKYLIGNGRNEVRDNSDVFRQISKDEYLFVTNFNDLSKMAFNFSLEKFEGDKLKYKLVANRIKWNPKTKNYTLFNYSKRKVGEFGDIIERGEKKDTVFNFDLEDLTPVVYIAETLPLNELHKFIDKEKARGSSNINTYMVVLYKKYSIPVSAFILTIIAVAVSAMKRRGGMGANLAIGIVLAFAFVFLDKVFGVLAEKSTAPPMLAVWTPNIVFGLLAIYLLRNAKR; this is encoded by the coding sequence ATGCTAAAAATAATTGACAAATACATCCTAAAACGTTACTTAGTCACATTCTCCGTGATGTTGCTAATGTTTATTCCTATCGGAATTGTGATTGATGTTTCGGAGAAAGTCAACAGAATGATTGAAAACAAAGTGCCTTTCAAAGAAATTGCTTGGTACTATCTTGACTTCACGATTTATTTTGCCAATTTATTATTTCCTATATTTTTATTTCTTTCGGTGATTTGGTTTACCTCAAAATTGGCCAACAACACCGAGATTATTGCCATCTTAAGCTCTGGGATTTCTTTTTCTCGATTTTTGCGCCCTTATATAGTCGGTGCTACTATCATATCCATATTTGCACTGATTATGAGTATTTTTTTAGTGCCAAGTGCCAGTGCCGGATTTAAGAATTTCAGGTATAAATACTTAATTGGTAACGGACGCAATGAGGTTCGAGACAATTCAGATGTGTTTCGCCAAATAAGCAAAGACGAATATCTTTTTGTGACTAATTTCAATGACTTGTCTAAAATGGCATTCAACTTTTCTCTGGAGAAATTTGAAGGAGACAAATTAAAATACAAATTGGTCGCCAACAGAATCAAGTGGAATCCAAAAACCAAAAACTACACTTTGTTCAATTACAGTAAAAGAAAAGTAGGTGAATTTGGTGATATCATTGAAAGAGGCGAAAAAAAGGATACCGTTTTTAACTTTGATTTAGAAGATTTAACACCGGTGGTTTACATAGCGGAAACGTTACCGCTAAATGAATTGCACAAGTTCATCGACAAAGAAAAAGCCCGTGGTTCGTCAAATATTAACACCTATATGGTAGTGCTTTACAAAAAGTACAGTATTCCGGTTTCCGCTTTTATTTTAACCATTATTGCGGTAGCAGTTTCGGCCATGAAACGACGTGGCGGAATGGGAGCCAATTTGGCTATCGGAATTGTATTGGCTTTTGCTTTTGTCTTCTTAGATAAAGTCTTTGGGGTTTTGGCTGAAAAATCAACAGCACCACCAATGTTGGCGGTTTGGACACCCAATATTGTTTTCGGACTCTTAGCGATTTATCTTTTAAGAAATGCCAAACGATAA